From Oryzias melastigma strain HK-1 linkage group LG15, ASM292280v2, whole genome shotgun sequence, one genomic window encodes:
- the LOC112161524 gene encoding protein SLX4IP isoform X3, producing the protein MAFRKIVIKCGNFAVLVDLHVLPLGSQKDASWFTAGHVEEVTTLVQEALDQRIRQYTEFLHSKKGCKQRREMIPPSGFSVRGENFNLVANFLKRHSNLRCVVKQDLRLFPERYVVCVSAPEDALLHHRNPSLVAGCGGFFEY; encoded by the exons ATGGCTTTTAGAAAGATTGTCATTAAG TGTGGGAACTTTGCTGTGCTGGTGGATCTCCATGTTTTGCCCTTGGGCAGCCAGAAAGACGCCAGCTGGTTCACTGCGGGCCACGTTGAG GAAGTCACAACCTTGGTCCAAGAGGCTTTGGACCAGAGGATCAGACAGTACACTGAATTCCTGCACAGCAAAAAAGGATGCAAGCAGAGAAGGGAGATGATTCCCCCGTCAGGGTTTTCTGTGAGAG gggaaaaCTTCAACCTCGTGGCCAACTTCCTGAAGCGGCACTCCAATCTCAGATGTGTTGTCAAGCAGG ATCTGCGTTTGTTTCCTGAGCGATACGTAGTGTGTGTGAGTGCTCCGGAAGATGCCTTGCTGCACCATAGAAACCCGAGCCTGGTGGCG GGGTGTGGGGGCTTCTTTGAGTACTAG
- the mkks gene encoding McKusick-Kaufman/Bardet-Biedl syndromes putative chaperonin isoform X2 codes for MSRVVKKTPSVCTDMPLNNAEVCAKLHLMKELLRSCYGPTGRLKHIRNNIGGRVTTSSSSSVLLPALSSSQPLLNLIKSSILNHISRFSDCGLFAAIFCLSLLEHVRQHELRENLAIKVNKHCLSLCTSYLQREDCACRVKVNFCSSQNLMTLAGSIISSKPACLLTEAEKHHISTMVVRAFLQTIPCSTPGPVTLGHTVTVTIVGLRVLDSAVFPGLLVEMYDPFDQTDSSSGPLRTVLFSTSLAGDLAELGDGTIEVDPDVDTDLQVLNQLLELGKQLVEDEVRLCVCQKVIHPVLQQYLRSHGVVVLERLGMALMEPLSMLAGTQPVATLHARILSTAYGRVKNLSTKQFGFKTMLHLQPEGEAAVCTMVLCHRNETMLDELKVVCQKAEHGLRLTLKEPSALLGGGCTETHLSAYVKHKGQQEASESAAGLGCSPAEFLLGVKVFCRSLDMVARSLEHDGGTSVIDLNHAHHWTVSAGATKEDMVGGLGLCGCGLVENSPSTKWTFLNTEYAEFCPAPLLGDSCRKPTVLDSFTAKVNALQVAVETANLVLDVRYIIEDVN; via the exons ATGTCTCGTGTAGTGAAAAAAACTCCATCGGTTTGTACGGATATGCCGCTGAACAACGCGGAGGTTTGTGCAAAGCTCCATCTGATGAAGGAGCTTCTGAGATCTTGTTATGGTCCAACAGGTAGATTAAAACACATCCGCAATAATATCGGTGGGCGCGTGACCACATCCTCATCCTCGTCGGTTCTTCTTCCCGCCCTGTCTTCCTCTCAGCCTCTTCTTAACTTGATTAAATCCTCGATCCTGAATCACATCTCTCGTTTTAGTGACTGTGGTTTGTTCGCCGCTATTTTCTGCTTATCTCTCCTTGAGCACGTGAGACAACACGAACTGAGAGAAAACTTAGCCATTAAAGTGAACAAACACTGCTTGAGCCTGTGCACCAGTTACCTGCAGAGGGAAGACTGCGCATGTCGAGTGAAGGTCAACTTCTGCAGCAGCCAGAACCTCATGACTCTCGCAGGAAGCATCATCTCCAGTAAACCAGCATGTCTTCTTACAGAGGCGGAGAAGCATCACATCAGCACCATGGTTGTGCGAGCATTCCTGCAGACCATTCCCTGCAGCACCCCAGGTCCAGTCACTCTGGGTCACACTGTGACTGTCACTATTGTGGGTCTGCGTGTTTTGGACTCTGCAGTGTTTCCAGGCTTGCTTGTGGAAATGTATGACCCCTTTGACCAGACGGACAGTTCTTCCGGACCTCTGCGCACGGTTCTGTTCAGCACATCGCTCGCTGGAGATCTAGCTGAACTTGGAGATGGTACAATCGAGGTGGACCCAGATGTGGACACAGACTTACAAGTCCTAAATCAGCTTCTAGAACTTGGAAAACAGCTGGTTGAAGATGAGGTGAGGCTGTGTGTCTGCCAGAAGGTCATCCACCCTGTCCTACAGCAGTACTTGAGGAGTCATGGTGTCGTGGTGTTGGAGAGACTTGGAATGGCTCTAATGGAGCCACTCAGCATGCTGGCAG GTACTCAACCCGTGGCGACATTACATGCCAGGATCCTAAGTACAGCCTATGGAAGGGTGAAGAACCTCAGCACCAAACAGTTTGGATTCAAGACGATGTTGCATCTACAGCCGGAAGGAGAGGCAGCCGTCTGCACCATGGTCCTCTGCCACAGGAATGAGACCATGCTGGATGAACTGAAG gTGGTGTGTCAGAAGGCAGAGCATGGACTAAGACTGACCCTGAAAGAACCATCTGCTTTACTTGGAGGAGGCTGCACAGAAACCCATTTATCTGCTTATGTCAAGCACAAA GGCCAGCAAGAAGCATCAGAGAGTGCAGCTGGATTAGGGTGCTCACCAGCAGAGTTCCTTCTAGGTGTAAAGGTATTCTGCCGCTCCTTAGATATGGTGGCGAGATCGCTGGAGCACGACGGTGGGACCTCTGTGATCGATCTGAACCACGCTCACCACTGGACTGTTTCTGCAGGCGCCACCAAAGAAGACATGGTGGGTGGTCTGGGCCTCTGTGGTTGTGGACTGGTGGAGAACTCACCAAGTACCAAGTGGACTTTTCTAAACACAGAATATGCAGAGTTCTGTCCTGCACCTTTGCTTGGGGATTCTTGCAGGAAGCCCACAGTGTTGGACTCTTTCACTGCTAAAGTCAATGCATTACAAGTTGCTGTTGAAACTGCAAATCTTGTATTGGATGTGAGGTATATAATTGAAGATGTAAACTAA
- the mkks gene encoding McKusick-Kaufman/Bardet-Biedl syndromes putative chaperonin isoform X4 — MSRVVKKTPSVCTDMPLNNAEVCAKLHLMKELLRSCYGPTGRLKHIRNNIGGRVTTSSSSSVLLPALSSSQPLLNLIKSSILNHISRFSDCGLFAAIFCLSLLEHVRQHELRENLAIKVNKHCLSLCTSYLQREDCACRVKVNFCSSQNLMTLAGSIISSKPACLLTEAEKHHISTMVVRAFLQTIPCSTPGPVTLGHTVTVTIVGLRVLDSAVFPGLLVEMYDPFDQTDSSSGPLRTVLFSTSLAGDLAELGDGTIEVDPDVDTDLQVLNQLLELGKQLVEDEVRLCVCQKVIHPVLQQYLRSHGVVVLERLGMALMEPLSMLAGTQPVATLHARILSTAYGRVKNLSTKQFGFKTMLHLQPEGEAAVCTMVLCHRNETMLDELKVVCQKAEHGLRLTLKEPSALLGGGCTETHLSAYVKHKGQQEASESAAGLGCSPAEFLLGVKAPPKKTWWVVWASVVVDWWRTHQVPSGLF; from the exons ATGTCTCGTGTAGTGAAAAAAACTCCATCGGTTTGTACGGATATGCCGCTGAACAACGCGGAGGTTTGTGCAAAGCTCCATCTGATGAAGGAGCTTCTGAGATCTTGTTATGGTCCAACAGGTAGATTAAAACACATCCGCAATAATATCGGTGGGCGCGTGACCACATCCTCATCCTCGTCGGTTCTTCTTCCCGCCCTGTCTTCCTCTCAGCCTCTTCTTAACTTGATTAAATCCTCGATCCTGAATCACATCTCTCGTTTTAGTGACTGTGGTTTGTTCGCCGCTATTTTCTGCTTATCTCTCCTTGAGCACGTGAGACAACACGAACTGAGAGAAAACTTAGCCATTAAAGTGAACAAACACTGCTTGAGCCTGTGCACCAGTTACCTGCAGAGGGAAGACTGCGCATGTCGAGTGAAGGTCAACTTCTGCAGCAGCCAGAACCTCATGACTCTCGCAGGAAGCATCATCTCCAGTAAACCAGCATGTCTTCTTACAGAGGCGGAGAAGCATCACATCAGCACCATGGTTGTGCGAGCATTCCTGCAGACCATTCCCTGCAGCACCCCAGGTCCAGTCACTCTGGGTCACACTGTGACTGTCACTATTGTGGGTCTGCGTGTTTTGGACTCTGCAGTGTTTCCAGGCTTGCTTGTGGAAATGTATGACCCCTTTGACCAGACGGACAGTTCTTCCGGACCTCTGCGCACGGTTCTGTTCAGCACATCGCTCGCTGGAGATCTAGCTGAACTTGGAGATGGTACAATCGAGGTGGACCCAGATGTGGACACAGACTTACAAGTCCTAAATCAGCTTCTAGAACTTGGAAAACAGCTGGTTGAAGATGAGGTGAGGCTGTGTGTCTGCCAGAAGGTCATCCACCCTGTCCTACAGCAGTACTTGAGGAGTCATGGTGTCGTGGTGTTGGAGAGACTTGGAATGGCTCTAATGGAGCCACTCAGCATGCTGGCAG GTACTCAACCCGTGGCGACATTACATGCCAGGATCCTAAGTACAGCCTATGGAAGGGTGAAGAACCTCAGCACCAAACAGTTTGGATTCAAGACGATGTTGCATCTACAGCCGGAAGGAGAGGCAGCCGTCTGCACCATGGTCCTCTGCCACAGGAATGAGACCATGCTGGATGAACTGAAG gTGGTGTGTCAGAAGGCAGAGCATGGACTAAGACTGACCCTGAAAGAACCATCTGCTTTACTTGGAGGAGGCTGCACAGAAACCCATTTATCTGCTTATGTCAAGCACAAA GGCCAGCAAGAAGCATCAGAGAGTGCAGCTGGATTAGGGTGCTCACCAGCAGAGTTCCTTCTAGGTGTAAAG GCGCCACCAAAGAAGACATGGTGGGTGGTCTGGGCCTCTGTGGTTGTGGACTGGTGGAGAACTCACCAAGTACCAAGTGGACTTTTCTAA
- the mkks gene encoding McKusick-Kaufman/Bardet-Biedl syndromes putative chaperonin isoform X1 produces the protein MSRVVKKTPSVCTDMPLNNAEVCAKLHLMKELLRSCYGPTGRLKHIRNNIGGRVTTSSSSSVLLPALSSSQPLLNLIKSSILNHISRFSDCGLFAAIFCLSLLEHVRQHELRENLAIKVNKHCLSLCTSYLQREDCACRVKVNFCSSQNLMTLAGSIISSKPACLLTEAEKHHISTMVVRAFLQTIPCSTPGPVTLGHTVTVTIVGLRVLDSAVFPGLLVEMYDPFDQTDSSSGPLRTVLFSTSLAGDLAELGDGTIEVDPDVDTDLQVLNQLLELGKQLVEDEVRLCVCQKVIHPVLQQYLRSHGVVVLERLGMALMEPLSMLAGTQPVATLHARILSTAYGRVKNLSTKQFGFKTMLHLQPEGEAAVCTMVLCHRNETMLDELKVVCQKAEHGLRLTLKEPSALLGGGCTETHLSAYVKHKLFLLLQGQQEASESAAGLGCSPAEFLLGVKVFCRSLDMVARSLEHDGGTSVIDLNHAHHWTVSAGATKEDMVGGLGLCGCGLVENSPSTKWTFLNTEYAEFCPAPLLGDSCRKPTVLDSFTAKVNALQVAVETANLVLDVRYIIEDVN, from the exons ATGTCTCGTGTAGTGAAAAAAACTCCATCGGTTTGTACGGATATGCCGCTGAACAACGCGGAGGTTTGTGCAAAGCTCCATCTGATGAAGGAGCTTCTGAGATCTTGTTATGGTCCAACAGGTAGATTAAAACACATCCGCAATAATATCGGTGGGCGCGTGACCACATCCTCATCCTCGTCGGTTCTTCTTCCCGCCCTGTCTTCCTCTCAGCCTCTTCTTAACTTGATTAAATCCTCGATCCTGAATCACATCTCTCGTTTTAGTGACTGTGGTTTGTTCGCCGCTATTTTCTGCTTATCTCTCCTTGAGCACGTGAGACAACACGAACTGAGAGAAAACTTAGCCATTAAAGTGAACAAACACTGCTTGAGCCTGTGCACCAGTTACCTGCAGAGGGAAGACTGCGCATGTCGAGTGAAGGTCAACTTCTGCAGCAGCCAGAACCTCATGACTCTCGCAGGAAGCATCATCTCCAGTAAACCAGCATGTCTTCTTACAGAGGCGGAGAAGCATCACATCAGCACCATGGTTGTGCGAGCATTCCTGCAGACCATTCCCTGCAGCACCCCAGGTCCAGTCACTCTGGGTCACACTGTGACTGTCACTATTGTGGGTCTGCGTGTTTTGGACTCTGCAGTGTTTCCAGGCTTGCTTGTGGAAATGTATGACCCCTTTGACCAGACGGACAGTTCTTCCGGACCTCTGCGCACGGTTCTGTTCAGCACATCGCTCGCTGGAGATCTAGCTGAACTTGGAGATGGTACAATCGAGGTGGACCCAGATGTGGACACAGACTTACAAGTCCTAAATCAGCTTCTAGAACTTGGAAAACAGCTGGTTGAAGATGAGGTGAGGCTGTGTGTCTGCCAGAAGGTCATCCACCCTGTCCTACAGCAGTACTTGAGGAGTCATGGTGTCGTGGTGTTGGAGAGACTTGGAATGGCTCTAATGGAGCCACTCAGCATGCTGGCAG GTACTCAACCCGTGGCGACATTACATGCCAGGATCCTAAGTACAGCCTATGGAAGGGTGAAGAACCTCAGCACCAAACAGTTTGGATTCAAGACGATGTTGCATCTACAGCCGGAAGGAGAGGCAGCCGTCTGCACCATGGTCCTCTGCCACAGGAATGAGACCATGCTGGATGAACTGAAG gTGGTGTGTCAGAAGGCAGAGCATGGACTAAGACTGACCCTGAAAGAACCATCTGCTTTACTTGGAGGAGGCTGCACAGAAACCCATTTATCTGCTTATGTCAAGCACAAA CTGTTCCTGTTATTGCAGGGCCAGCAAGAAGCATCAGAGAGTGCAGCTGGATTAGGGTGCTCACCAGCAGAGTTCCTTCTAGGTGTAAAGGTATTCTGCCGCTCCTTAGATATGGTGGCGAGATCGCTGGAGCACGACGGTGGGACCTCTGTGATCGATCTGAACCACGCTCACCACTGGACTGTTTCTGCAGGCGCCACCAAAGAAGACATGGTGGGTGGTCTGGGCCTCTGTGGTTGTGGACTGGTGGAGAACTCACCAAGTACCAAGTGGACTTTTCTAAACACAGAATATGCAGAGTTCTGTCCTGCACCTTTGCTTGGGGATTCTTGCAGGAAGCCCACAGTGTTGGACTCTTTCACTGCTAAAGTCAATGCATTACAAGTTGCTGTTGAAACTGCAAATCTTGTATTGGATGTGAGGTATATAATTGAAGATGTAAACTAA
- the srd5a2b gene encoding 3-oxo-5-alpha-steroid 4-dehydrogenase 2b has protein sequence MHCYENTVSYLSYGFILTGLVHLVLHRKAQSSYGRHMVPSCPVRKVPARPAWFLQEMPALLIPLLLMFLMQESSAVGKHLLLKTFCLHYFQRTFVYALLTRGQPLPLSVMMAAALFCSINGFLQAHYLLHCTHLEDEWLSGYSCKIGLLMFYTGMAINIHSDHILRNLRKPNEVVYKIPAGGLFEYVSGANYLGEIVEWFGYAVATWSLPTLSFAVFSLCFIGPRAHYHHRFYQEKFKEYPKSRKALIPFLF, from the exons ATGCACTGCTACGAGAACACGGTCAGTTATCTGAGCTACGGCTTCATCCTGACAGGCCTGGTCCACCTGGTGCTTCACAGGAAGGCTCAGAGCTCCTACGGGCGACACATGGTCCCCTCATGCCCAGTTAGAAAAGTACCTGCAAGACCCGCCTGGTTCCTCCAGGAGATGCCTGCCCTCCTGATCCCTCTGCTCCTGATGTTCCTGATGCAGGAATCCTCCGCTGTGGGGAAACACTTACTGCTGAAGACCTTTTGCCTGCACTACTTTCAGAG GACGTTTGTCTATGCATTACTGACAAGAGGACAACCTCTGCCCCTGAGCGTGATGATGGCAGCAGCGCTCTTCTGCTCCATAAATGGCTTCCTGCAGGCCCACTACCTGCTGCATTGCACCCACTTAGAAGATGAATGGCTCTCAggttattcttgtaaaattg gtttgttgATGTTTTACACTGGAATGGCCATCAATATACACAGTGATCACATCCTGCGCAACCTGAGGAAACCCAACGAGGTGGTTTACAAGATTCCTGCAG GAGGACTTTTTGAATATGTGTCTGGTGCCAACTACCTTGGTGAGATTGTGGAGTGGTTTGGCTACGCTGTAGCGACCTGGTCCCTTCCAACACTTTCATTCGCCGTGTTTTCTCTCTGCTTCATCGGTCCGAGAGCTCATTACCATCACAG GTTTTATCAGGAAAAGTTTAAGGAGTACCCCAAGTCTCGAAAGGCTTTGATCCCATTCCTCTTTTGA
- the mkks gene encoding McKusick-Kaufman/Bardet-Biedl syndromes putative chaperonin isoform X3, with product MSRVVKKTPSVCTDMPLNNAEVCAKLHLMKELLRSCYGPTGRLKHIRNNIGGRVTTSSSSSVLLPALSSSQPLLNLIKSSILNHISRFSDCGLFAAIFCLSLLEHVRQHELRENLAIKVNKHCLSLCTSYLQREDCACRVKVNFCSSQNLMTLAGSIISSKPACLLTEAEKHHISTMVVRAFLQTIPCSTPGPVTLGHTVTVTIVGLRVLDSAVFPGLLVEMYDPFDQTDSSSGPLRTVLFSTSLAGDLAELGDGTIEVDPDVDTDLQVLNQLLELGKQLVEDEVRLCVCQKVIHPVLQQYLRSHGVVVLERLGMALMEPLSMLAGTQPVATLHARILSTAYGRVKNLSTKQFGFKTMLHLQPEGEAAVCTMVLCHRNETMLDELKVVCQKAEHGLRLTLKEPSALLGGGCTETHLSAYVKHKLFLLLQGQQEASESAAGLGCSPAEFLLGVKAPPKKTWWVVWASVVVDWWRTHQVPSGLF from the exons ATGTCTCGTGTAGTGAAAAAAACTCCATCGGTTTGTACGGATATGCCGCTGAACAACGCGGAGGTTTGTGCAAAGCTCCATCTGATGAAGGAGCTTCTGAGATCTTGTTATGGTCCAACAGGTAGATTAAAACACATCCGCAATAATATCGGTGGGCGCGTGACCACATCCTCATCCTCGTCGGTTCTTCTTCCCGCCCTGTCTTCCTCTCAGCCTCTTCTTAACTTGATTAAATCCTCGATCCTGAATCACATCTCTCGTTTTAGTGACTGTGGTTTGTTCGCCGCTATTTTCTGCTTATCTCTCCTTGAGCACGTGAGACAACACGAACTGAGAGAAAACTTAGCCATTAAAGTGAACAAACACTGCTTGAGCCTGTGCACCAGTTACCTGCAGAGGGAAGACTGCGCATGTCGAGTGAAGGTCAACTTCTGCAGCAGCCAGAACCTCATGACTCTCGCAGGAAGCATCATCTCCAGTAAACCAGCATGTCTTCTTACAGAGGCGGAGAAGCATCACATCAGCACCATGGTTGTGCGAGCATTCCTGCAGACCATTCCCTGCAGCACCCCAGGTCCAGTCACTCTGGGTCACACTGTGACTGTCACTATTGTGGGTCTGCGTGTTTTGGACTCTGCAGTGTTTCCAGGCTTGCTTGTGGAAATGTATGACCCCTTTGACCAGACGGACAGTTCTTCCGGACCTCTGCGCACGGTTCTGTTCAGCACATCGCTCGCTGGAGATCTAGCTGAACTTGGAGATGGTACAATCGAGGTGGACCCAGATGTGGACACAGACTTACAAGTCCTAAATCAGCTTCTAGAACTTGGAAAACAGCTGGTTGAAGATGAGGTGAGGCTGTGTGTCTGCCAGAAGGTCATCCACCCTGTCCTACAGCAGTACTTGAGGAGTCATGGTGTCGTGGTGTTGGAGAGACTTGGAATGGCTCTAATGGAGCCACTCAGCATGCTGGCAG GTACTCAACCCGTGGCGACATTACATGCCAGGATCCTAAGTACAGCCTATGGAAGGGTGAAGAACCTCAGCACCAAACAGTTTGGATTCAAGACGATGTTGCATCTACAGCCGGAAGGAGAGGCAGCCGTCTGCACCATGGTCCTCTGCCACAGGAATGAGACCATGCTGGATGAACTGAAG gTGGTGTGTCAGAAGGCAGAGCATGGACTAAGACTGACCCTGAAAGAACCATCTGCTTTACTTGGAGGAGGCTGCACAGAAACCCATTTATCTGCTTATGTCAAGCACAAA CTGTTCCTGTTATTGCAGGGCCAGCAAGAAGCATCAGAGAGTGCAGCTGGATTAGGGTGCTCACCAGCAGAGTTCCTTCTAGGTGTAAAG GCGCCACCAAAGAAGACATGGTGGGTGGTCTGGGCCTCTGTGGTTGTGGACTGGTGGAGAACTCACCAAGTACCAAGTGGACTTTTCTAA